TGAGGCATAAAACTTCAAGGCACGACCACCGGGTGTTGTTTCTGGACTACCAAACATAACACCGACTTTTTCACGCAATTGGTTGATGAAAATCGCGATTGTTTTTGTTTTATTGATAGATGATGATAGTTTACGCATGGCTTGGGACATCATACGTGCTTGAAGTCCAACGTGAGAATCACCGATGTCCCCATCAATTTCTGCACGTGGTACAAGTGCGGCTACTGAGTCAATAACTACTAAATCGATCGCACCTGAATCGATCAGCTTACCAGCGATTTCAAGACCTTGCTCCCCAGAATCTGGTTGTGATAGTAATAACTCGTCTATGTTAACACCAAGTGCTGCTGCATAGGCTGGATCAAGTGCATGCTCTGCATCGATAAATGCTGCAATACCACCTTCTTTTTGTGCTTGTGCAACCGCATGAAGCGCAACGGTCGTTTTACCTGAGGACTCAGGTCCGTAAATTTCGATGATCCGTCCTTTAGGATAGCCACCAACACCCAAGGCGATATCTAGTGCTAATGACCCTGAACTCATAACTTGTACTTTTTGCTCTGCCTTATCACCAAGACGCATCAGTGCGCCTTTTCCGAAATCTTTTTCAATAATTTTAAGCGCGTCATTAAGTGCTTTCTCACGCTCATCACCGAATTTTTTAGTAATATCATCTAGATTTTTTTTAACTTTTTTTGCCAATGTTTATCTCCTCTAAAGTAGTGAACCTACCACTAAAAACCATCGCTAACAGGGATTGCTTTTAACGAATAGCAAAGCTGTTTTTAAGAATTTATCGCAAGTCCATAATAACTTATTATACCATTTTTCTGTCTATTTTTATATACGTATAACTGCTCTTGATTGCGCAACTCTCACCCTTTTTTTAGGTGTTGACAGTGTGGACAAAAGTGTGTGCCACGTCCCGAAAGCTTATATTTTTCGATTGGTCTACCACATCTTTGACAAGGCTGATCTTTCTTTGCGTACACTTTCAGACAGTCTTGCATAGTACCAGCCATCCCCAAAGCATTTTTATAGCTCCGAATAGTAGACCCGCCTCGCTTGACACCCTCATCTAATACTGAAATGATAGCCTGTCTCAACTCTGCAATTTGTTTCTTAGATAAATTGCTCGCAATTTCTGATGGATGGATTTTAGATAACCATAGTACCTCATCGACATAGATATTGCCTAGTCCTGCTACTAAGGTTTGATCTAGTAAATACGGTTTAATTTTTTTTGTACTCTTGATAAGTTTTTCTTGAAAAGGTGCTAATGTAAACTCTGATGCTATGGGTTCTGGCCCAATTTTTTTACCCTTGAAAAAAGCAAGCAGCTTTCCCTGATCAACCAGCTCCATCGTACCAAATTTTCTAACATCTTGATAAACTAATGTCTGACCATTTGATAGCGTAAAGAAAGCATGAAAATGTTTATGATCTGGTACTGCTTCACTAGGGAAAAGCTGGTACTTGCCTTCCATCCTAAGATGACTTACCAATGTCTTATCCCCTATCTCAAACAATAAGTACTTGCCACGACGGCTAACAGTCAAAATCGTCTTGCCTGGTAAATAAGCTAAAAAACCGGATAAATCAGACTTGATCATCCGTTGATAGTTAAGGTGTACAGCGTTTATTTTTTGACCGCTCACAAGTTTGTTAAGCCCTCGACGCACGGTTTCCACTTCTGGTAATTCTGGCATATAAGTTACTCCTCATTAATCAGTTTAACAAAAAAATGCCGATGACAAGGTGATTTTGTCTTGACAGCCCAAGCTCTTACCAAAGCAATCATTCGCATCATTAACTAGCACATCGGTTACTCATGTCATGACTATTCAGGTATGATATAATGGAGCTATGATAACTTTGAAAACTGTTGTAACTATCCTAAAAAATGATCATAATTTCCGGGATATCCTGATAGATGGCACTTACTTTAACACTGAACAGACTGATTTTATTTTTGATAGCCTCTCTTACGATAGCCGAGAGATCGATTCAAAGACCCTTTTTTTCGCCAAAGGTAGCCAATTTAAACGCGCATTCTTAGCTGATTTAGCCATTCCTTTTTACATTTCTGAGACAGACTATGAAGTTGGCATTCCAGCTATTATTGTCAATAATGTCAAACATGCCATGAGTTTGATCGCCATGGCCTTCTACGTTAATCCCCAAGAGGACCTCAAAACCTTGGCATTCACAGGAACAAAGGGCAAGACGACTGCAGCTTATTTTGCCAAAAATATTCTGGATATACATAATCACAATAAGACAGCCATGTTTTCAACGATGGACACAACACTTGATGGCAAAACGTTTTTCAAGTCAGAATTGACGACCCCTGAAAGTATCGACCTATTTCGGATGATGCGTGAAGCTGTTAATAACGGTATGACACACCTTGTTATGGAGGTTTCTTCTCAGGCCTATAAAACAGCGCGTGTTTATGGCTTGACCTTTGACGTTGGTGTCTTCCTAAATATCTCTCCCGATCATATCGGACCAATCGAGCACCCGACGTTTGAAGATTACTTCTACTGCAAGCGTCAATTACTCACCAATTCAAGGTTCGCTGTTGTCAATGCTGATATGGATCATTTCGATTTTATCAAATCGGAATTAACGTGTGACCATGCATTTTATGGCGGCAACTCTACCCACCCAATCACCCAATCTAAGGCCTTCAGTTTTCAGGCACTAGAGCAAGCCTTTGATATCCAGTTAATCGGCCACTTCAACCAGGAGAACGCTGTAGCAGCTGCACTCTCTGCCCTACAATTAGGGGCTGGGATGTCCGATGTTAAAAAAGGCATTGCCAAAACAACGGTCCCAGGCCGTATGGAAGTGATCAAGCAAGCAAATGGTGCCAAAATTTTTGTAGATTATGCCCATAATGCAGATAGCCTAGAAAAACTAATCCATGTCGTACTCCCGCATCAAACTGGACAGGTAACTGTCATCATCGGGACAACTGGTAATAAAGGCGAAAGCCGTAGACAAGGGATAGGGGAGCTTTTAAATGGCTTGCCAAATCTAAATGTGATTTTAACAGCAGACGATCCAAACTTTGAGGACCCGGCAGCTATTGCTAAAGAAATTGCAAGCTTTATCGACCGTGATATCCCGATTATCATCGACCGTGAAGTCGCAATTCAAACTGCCATGCAACAAACATCTGGTCCTAATGATGCTGTGATCATAGCTGGTAAAGGCGTTGATGCTTATCAAATAGTGAATGGCGTTCATACGCCTTATGCAGGTGATAAAAAAATTGCTGAAAAGTACTTATAAACTTAAGTATTAGCTTAAATTAATCATATCAATTTAACGACTTCTCAGATTAGCGACCTTGTATGGTCGTTATTTTAGTCTCCTCAAGTAAAGTGATACTACTGGTAAGTGCTACTAAGGTGCCATAATTAAGCAACTATCCGCATACGCTTCATAGATTTTTTGCTATTTTACCAGCCAAGTCTTTACCAGTTCAAACACTTTTATGATAAAATGGAGGCTATGGATAAGATTATCAAGACACTATCAAATGATGGTTATTTTAGAGCCTATGCACTTGATGCAACACAAACAGTTGCTGAGGCACAAACACGACATAAAACATGGCCTAGTTCAACCGTTGCACTAGGCCGTACCTTGATTGCTGCGCAAATGTTAGGTGCGAATCAAAAAGGAGATGACACGATTACTGTACGTGTCCAAAGTAACGGGGCAATTACGATGATGATAGCCGTTGCAGATACACGTGGTAATGTCAAAGGCTATATTAAAGAACCAAATGTTGACTACAAGCGCGGGTCAACTGGTGAAGTTTTAGTTGGTGATGTCGTCGGTCAAGGCTGGTTTTCAGTTGTCAAAGACATGGGGCTTAAAACACCTTATACTGGGCAAACTCCTTTAATTTCAGGTGAAATTGGAGAAGACTTGGCCTATTATCTAACGACGTCTGAACAGACACCCTCAGCTATAGGCCTTAACGTTTTATTAAATGAAGATGAAACGGTCAAAGTAGCAGGTGGCTTTTTAGTACAAGTCATGCCTGATGCACCTGATGCTGAAATAGCCGCACTTGAAGCTAGAATTCAAGCCATGCCAGCTATCTCTAACCTCTTACGCTCTCATGACCATTCTAAAGCAATTTTAGATGCTATCTATGGACAAGACCAGTACAAGATACTTGAAGAATCTGCTTTAGCTTTCCACTGTGATTGTTCAAGAGAACGCTTTTCTGATGGTATCAAAAGTCTCGGTAAGACTGAAATAGAAAGTTTAATCACTGAAAATCATGGGGCTGAAATTATTTGTCAGTTCTGCGAGACAGTCTATGATTTTTCTGAAAATAATTTGAAAGACCTAATAAAAAATGACGAATAAGTATACGACGCCATGGAAAATTGGCGATGTTGACATAAACAAAAGAATCGTGCTCGCCCCTATGGCTGGCATTTCAAATAAAGCATTTTTGAGCTTAGCAAAAGAGTTTGGAGCTGGGCTAGTCGTGACTGAGATGATTTCTGATAAAGGAATAGAACATCGCAATACGAAAACCTTGTCTATGCTTGATTTTGACGGCATCCCAAATCCATTATCCATTCAAATTTTTGGTGGTGATGCTGCGACCTTAGTTGAGGCTGCTAAATTTGTAGAGGCACATACAACTGCTGACATCATCGATATTAACATGGGATGCCCCGTACCAAAAGTGACAAAAAATGAATCTGGATCGCGCTTACTCCTTGATCCAAATAAGATTTATGATGTCGTGTCTGCTGTCGCATCTGCCATTGACCTCCCAGTAACAGTTAAGATGCGAACTGGTTGGGATAACGATCATCTCTTTCCTGTGGAAAATGCCTTAGCAGCCGAAAAAGCTGGTGCTGGTGCGGTTGCCATGCACGGACGAACTCGTGCGCAAATGTATGAAGGCCATGCTGACTGGGATATTCTAGCAAAAGTTGCAAGTCACATGACCATTCCTTTCATCGGTAACGGTGATGTGAAGACACCAGCAGATGCCAAAAGAATGTTAGACGAAACTGGGGTTGATGCCGTGATGATAGGCAGAGCAGCCTTAGGAAATCCTTGGATGCTGAAGCGAACAACTCATTTTCTTGAAACTGGCGAGGAAATGCCCGAACCGACAGTTTTTGAAAAAATTGAGACTGCTAAGGTCCATTTAACACGTTTAGCTTTACTAAAAGGGGATGAAAATGGCGCACGCGAGTTTCGCCAGCATGCTGCCTATTATTTAAAAGGTGCACCTCGTGCAGCAAAAGTAAAGCAAGCCATTAATCAGGCCAATAACTCTCTTGACATGTTTGGTATATTTGATACCTATTTAGAAAACCTTTGATCTAGGCG
The DNA window shown above is from Lactococcus paracarnosus and carries:
- the recA gene encoding recombinase RecA, which gives rise to MAKKVKKNLDDITKKFGDEREKALNDALKIIEKDFGKGALMRLGDKAEQKVQVMSSGSLALDIALGVGGYPKGRIIEIYGPESSGKTTVALHAVAQAQKEGGIAAFIDAEHALDPAYAAALGVNIDELLLSQPDSGEQGLEIAGKLIDSGAIDLVVIDSVAALVPRAEIDGDIGDSHVGLQARMMSQAMRKLSSSINKTKTIAIFINQLREKVGVMFGSPETTPGGRALKFYASVRLDVRGNTQIKGTGEDKDTAMGKETKIKVVKNKVAPPFKVAEVEIMFGEGISQTGELVKIATDLDIIKKSGAWFAYNDEKIGQGSEKAKLYLKEHPEVFQEIDHKVRKHFGLIPEAAASDKSNEKPAAKATKENPKVSEPELVSLELDTIEIEE
- the mutM gene encoding DNA-formamidopyrimidine glycosylase, which gives rise to MPELPEVETVRRGLNKLVSGQKINAVHLNYQRMIKSDLSGFLAYLPGKTILTVSRRGKYLLFEIGDKTLVSHLRMEGKYQLFPSEAVPDHKHFHAFFTLSNGQTLVYQDVRKFGTMELVDQGKLLAFFKGKKIGPEPIASEFTLAPFQEKLIKSTKKIKPYLLDQTLVAGLGNIYVDEVLWLSKIHPSEIASNLSKKQIAELRQAIISVLDEGVKRGGSTIRSYKNALGMAGTMQDCLKVYAKKDQPCQRCGRPIEKYKLSGRGTHFCPHCQHLKKG
- a CDS encoding UDP-N-acetylmuramoyl-L-alanyl-D-glutamate--L-lysine ligase produces the protein MITLKTVVTILKNDHNFRDILIDGTYFNTEQTDFIFDSLSYDSREIDSKTLFFAKGSQFKRAFLADLAIPFYISETDYEVGIPAIIVNNVKHAMSLIAMAFYVNPQEDLKTLAFTGTKGKTTAAYFAKNILDIHNHNKTAMFSTMDTTLDGKTFFKSELTTPESIDLFRMMREAVNNGMTHLVMEVSSQAYKTARVYGLTFDVGVFLNISPDHIGPIEHPTFEDYFYCKRQLLTNSRFAVVNADMDHFDFIKSELTCDHAFYGGNSTHPITQSKAFSFQALEQAFDIQLIGHFNQENAVAAALSALQLGAGMSDVKKGIAKTTVPGRMEVIKQANGAKIFVDYAHNADSLEKLIHVVLPHQTGQVTVIIGTTGNKGESRRQGIGELLNGLPNLNVILTADDPNFEDPAAIAKEIASFIDRDIPIIIDREVAIQTAMQQTSGPNDAVIIAGKGVDAYQIVNGVHTPYAGDKKIAEKYL
- the hslO gene encoding Hsp33 family molecular chaperone HslO; its protein translation is MDKIIKTLSNDGYFRAYALDATQTVAEAQTRHKTWPSSTVALGRTLIAAQMLGANQKGDDTITVRVQSNGAITMMIAVADTRGNVKGYIKEPNVDYKRGSTGEVLVGDVVGQGWFSVVKDMGLKTPYTGQTPLISGEIGEDLAYYLTTSEQTPSAIGLNVLLNEDETVKVAGGFLVQVMPDAPDAEIAALEARIQAMPAISNLLRSHDHSKAILDAIYGQDQYKILEESALAFHCDCSRERFSDGIKSLGKTEIESLITENHGAEIICQFCETVYDFSENNLKDLIKNDE
- the dusB gene encoding tRNA dihydrouridine synthase DusB, encoding MTNKYTTPWKIGDVDINKRIVLAPMAGISNKAFLSLAKEFGAGLVVTEMISDKGIEHRNTKTLSMLDFDGIPNPLSIQIFGGDAATLVEAAKFVEAHTTADIIDINMGCPVPKVTKNESGSRLLLDPNKIYDVVSAVASAIDLPVTVKMRTGWDNDHLFPVENALAAEKAGAGAVAMHGRTRAQMYEGHADWDILAKVASHMTIPFIGNGDVKTPADAKRMLDETGVDAVMIGRAALGNPWMLKRTTHFLETGEEMPEPTVFEKIETAKVHLTRLALLKGDENGAREFRQHAAYYLKGAPRAAKVKQAINQANNSLDMFGIFDTYLENL